One segment of Candidatus Falkowbacteria bacterium DNA contains the following:
- a CDS encoding rod shape-determining protein has protein sequence MFIKRIGIDLGTTYTLVHIPRRGIVINEPSVVAISMSDKKIIAVGNEAKDMLGRTPGNIVAIKPLKDGVIADYHTTEAMLRYFINKALSGVRLFRPEVMVAVPAGITSTERRAVIDATIAAGAKAAYIIKEPIAAAIGADIPIGSPSGHMIVDIGGGTAEMAVISLGGVVTSTSVRVGGTKFDSSIIDYIRRKYNLVIGERTAEEIKIGIGSALYLEDKLTMEIRGRDIITGLPRNIIVSSDDVTEAIQNELEAIIAAAKNVLRDTPPELASDIMDKGMVLSGGSSLLRNLDQLLYRTTDVPAYVADEALLCVAKGTGIALENLDSYKRSIFATK, from the coding sequence ATATTCCGCGTCGCGGAATTGTTATTAATGAGCCATCAGTCGTCGCCATATCAATGAGCGATAAAAAAATTATTGCCGTAGGTAATGAAGCTAAAGACATGCTTGGTAGAACTCCAGGAAATATTGTTGCGATCAAACCATTGAAAGATGGAGTTATTGCTGATTATCATACAACTGAAGCCATGCTGCGTTATTTTATTAACAAAGCCTTGTCTGGCGTTCGTTTGTTCCGTCCTGAAGTTATGGTCGCGGTGCCAGCTGGAATTACTTCAACTGAACGTCGTGCGGTTATTGACGCAACAATTGCGGCTGGTGCTAAAGCCGCCTACATTATTAAAGAGCCGATCGCTGCCGCGATTGGAGCTGATATTCCGATTGGTTCACCATCCGGTCATATGATTGTTGACATTGGTGGCGGAACAGCAGAAATGGCGGTTATCTCTTTAGGTGGAGTTGTAACTTCAACTTCAGTTCGTGTTGGTGGTACAAAATTTGATTCTTCAATTATTGATTATATTAGACGTAAATATAATTTAGTTATTGGTGAACGGACGGCCGAAGAGATTAAAATCGGCATCGGTAGCGCTTTGTATTTAGAAGACAAGCTAACCATGGAAATTCGTGGTCGCGATATTATTACTGGTTTACCAAGAAATATTATTGTTTCATCTGATGACGTAACCGAAGCAATTCAAAATGAGTTAGAAGCGATTATTGCGGCTGCTAAAAATGTTTTGCGAGACACACCGCCAGAATTAGCGTCAGATATTATGGATAAAGGCATGGTCTTATCTGGCGGAAGTTCTTTGCTAAGAAATCTTGATCAACTTTTATATCGTACAACTGATGTACCGGCTTATGTAGCTGACGAAGCACTTTTATGCGTGGCCAAGGGTACGGGCATCGCTTTAGAAAATTTGGATTCTTATAAGAGAAGTATTTTCGCTACTAAGTAA